A portion of the Rhinolophus sinicus isolate RSC01 linkage group LG03, ASM3656204v1, whole genome shotgun sequence genome contains these proteins:
- the HHIPL1 gene encoding HHIP-like protein 1 isoform X1, with the protein MWQTCRGLFRHLSPDRELWALEGNRAKFCRYLSLDDTDYCFPRLLVNENLNSNLGRVVADAKGCLQLCLEEVANGLRNPVAMVHARDGTHRFFVAEQVGLVWAYLPDRSRLEKPFLNISLAVLTSPWEGDERGFLGVAFHPRFRHNGKLYVYYSVGVDFDEWIRVSEFRVSEDDGNTVDHESERIILEIEEPASNHNGGQLLFGDDGYLYIFTGDGGMAGDPFGKFGNAQNKSALLGKVLRIDVDGNERGPLYRIPPDNPFVGDPAARPEVYALGVRNMWRCSFDRGDPASGAGRGRLFCGDVGQNKFEEVDLVERGRNYGWRAREGFECYDRKLCANTSLDDVLPIFAYPHKLGKSVTGGYVYRGCEYPNLNGLYIFGDFMSGRLMSLREKQGTGRWRYSEICMGRGQTCEFPGLINNYYPHIISFAEDEAGELYFMSTGVPSATAARGVVYKMIDPSRRAPPGKCQIQPAQVKVRSRLIHFVPKEKFIRRAESTPRPTARATTKAPRRSRPTAARPAPTPQPARPTRRPGGRKGSGRRRGRPGTADPAPSNGAVRLVRPAGLSPGRGRVEVFVGGRWGTVCDDRWDIKAAAIVCRQLGFAYAVRATRRAEFGEGRALPILLDDVRCTGSEKTLLECTHAGLGTHNCSHQEDAGVVCSHEDPDL; encoded by the exons ATGTGGCAGACCTGCCGGGGCCTGTTCCGCCACCTCTCACCGGACCGCGAACTCTGGGCACTGGAGGGCAACCGTGCCAAGTTCTGCCGCTACCTGTCCCTGGACGACACGGACTACTGTTTCCCGCGCCTGCTGGTCAACGAGAACCTCAACTCGAACCTGGGCCGTGTGGTGGCCGATGCCAAGGGCTGCCTGCAGCTgtgcctggaggaggtggccaATGGGCTGCGCAACCCCGTGGCCATGGTCCATGCCCGGGACGGCACCCACCGCTTTTTCGTGGCTGAGCAGGTGGGGCTGGTGTGGGCCTACCTGCCCGACCGCTCGCGGCTGGAGAAGCCCTTCCTGAACATCAGCCTGGCCGTGCTCACCTCACCGTGGGAGGGCGATGAGCGCGGCTTCCTGGGCGTTGCCTTCCACCCTCGCTTCCGGCATAACGGCAAGCTCTACGTCTACTACTCGGTGGGGGTCGACTTCGACGAGTGGATCCGCGTCAGCGAGTTCAGGGTCTCGGAGGATGACGGGAACACCGTGGACCACGAGTCTGAGAG GATAATCCTGGAGATTGAAGAACCAGCCTCGAACCACAACGGGGGGCAGCTCCTCTTTGGGGATGATGGGTACCTCTACATCTTTACCGGAGATGGCGGGATGGCTGGAGACCCCTTTGGAAAGTTTGGAAATGCCCAAAACAA GTCGGCGCTGCTGGGCAAGGTGCTGCGCATCGACGTGGACGGCAACGAGCGCGGCCCGCTCTACCGGATCCCGCCCGACAACCCGTTCGTGGGCGACCCCGCCGCGCGACCCGAGGTCTACGCCCTGGGGGTGCGCAACATGTGGCGATGCTCGTTCGACCGTGGCGACCCGGCGTCGGGCGCAGGCCGCGGGCGTCTCTTCTGCGGCGACGTGGGCCAGAACAAGTTCGAGGAGGTGGACCTGGTGGAGCGCGGTCGCAACTATGGCTGGCGCGCGCGCGAGGGCTTCGAGTGCTACGACCGCAAGCTGTGCGCCAACACCTCCCTCG ATGACGTGCTGCCCATATTTGCCTACCCGCACAAACTGGGAAAGTCAGTAACCGGGGGCTATGTGTACCGCGGCTGCGAGTACCCCAACCTGAACGGCCTCTATATTTTCGGAGATTTCATGAGCGG GCGTCTGATGTCCCTCAGAGAGAAACAGGGGACAGGCCGGTGGCGGTACAGTGAGATCTGCATGGGCCGGGGCCAGACCTGCGAGTTCCCGGGCCTCATCAACAACTACTATCCGCACATCATCTCCTTCGCAGAGGACGAGGCCG GGGAGCTGTACTTCATGTCGACAGGCGTGCCGAGTGCCACAGCGGCCCGTGGGGTTGTCTACAAAATGATTGACCCCTCCAG ACGGGCACCCCCCGGCAAGTGTCAGATCCAGCCTGCCCAGGTGAAGGTGAGGAGCCGCCTCATCCACTTTGTGCCCAAAGAAA AGTTCATCCGGAGGGCCGAAAGCACCCCGCGGCCCACAGCGCGTGCTACCACCAAGGCGCCCCGACGCAGCCGCCCCACGGCCGCAAGGCCCGCGCCCACCCCGCAGCCGGCAAGGCCCACCCGGCGGCCTGGGGGCCGGAAGGGCAGTGGGCGGCGGAGGGGGCGACCAGGCACTGCAGACCCCGCGCCCTCAAATGGCGCCGTACGCCTGGTGCGGCCTGCGGGCCTGAGTCCAGGCCGTGGGCGTGTGGAGGTGTTTGTGGGTGGACGCTGGGGCACTGTGTGTGACGACCGCTGGGACATCAAGGCCGCAGCCATTGTGTGCCGCCAGCTGGGCTTTGCATACGCCGTGCGAGCCACCAGGCGCGCTGAGTTCGGTGAGGGCCGTGCACTGCCCATCTTGCTGGACGACGTGCGCTGCACGGGCAGTGAGAAAACCCTGCTGGAGTGCACACATGCCGGCCTGGGCACGCACAACTGCAGCCATCAGGAGGACGCGGGCGTCGTGTGCAGCCACGAGGACCCCGATCTGTAG